The following proteins come from a genomic window of Myroides odoratus DSM 2801:
- a CDS encoding MATE family efflux transporter, translating to MDQSITFKGINKLAIPAIFSGISESIITLTDIAIVGNLKENSVEALGAVGLVGSFLSAIIWVVAQTKTSLSATVSQHYGSNRLIAIKTLVPQAILFNFVLSLLLFLTTTVFVHEIFTAYNAEGLLLTYAKEYYLIRAWGFPLTLITFALYGVFRGLQNTIWAMKCSLTGALLNVVLTYLLVYGIDGYIPAYHIQGAAYASVIAQTVMLIMAFYYFFKYTPFTMRISKNINPTLKPFIIMSFNFIIRTATLNVAIYLANAYATGYGKNFIAAQSILMNIWLFFSFFIDGYATAGNAMAGKLLGEKNYNAMWHMSKAISKYAIIISIILIAICFAFYEQIGLLFNQDPDVIRVFTSVFWIILLVQPINSLAYIYDGIFKGMGDAKFLRNNLIFATFCGFLPTLLFLDYLGFQLYSVWIAFAVWMCCRSFPLMYIFKKNYVRNG from the coding sequence ATGGACCAATCAATTACGTTTAAAGGAATCAACAAACTTGCAATACCAGCTATTTTTTCAGGAATCTCAGAATCCATCATTACATTAACAGATATTGCCATTGTAGGAAATCTCAAAGAAAATAGTGTTGAAGCATTAGGTGCAGTAGGTCTTGTTGGATCATTCTTATCCGCAATCATTTGGGTAGTGGCACAAACCAAGACCTCATTATCAGCTACGGTCTCTCAACATTATGGTTCCAATAGACTCATTGCAATCAAAACTTTGGTTCCTCAAGCTATTCTGTTCAACTTCGTCTTAAGCCTACTCCTATTTTTAACGACCACTGTTTTTGTACACGAAATTTTTACCGCTTATAATGCTGAGGGATTACTGCTTACCTATGCCAAAGAATACTATTTAATCCGTGCATGGGGATTCCCCTTAACCCTAATTACCTTTGCCTTGTATGGAGTTTTTCGAGGATTACAAAACACCATCTGGGCCATGAAATGTAGTCTAACAGGTGCGTTGCTCAATGTTGTATTAACGTATCTATTGGTGTATGGTATTGATGGTTACATTCCTGCTTATCACATTCAAGGTGCTGCTTATGCGAGTGTTATCGCCCAAACCGTTATGCTCATCATGGCTTTCTACTATTTCTTCAAGTATACGCCTTTTACTATGCGTATTAGCAAAAATATCAACCCTACATTGAAGCCCTTCATCATCATGAGCTTCAATTTTATTATTCGAACAGCAACTTTGAACGTTGCCATCTACCTAGCAAATGCTTATGCGACTGGTTATGGAAAAAACTTTATTGCTGCTCAAAGTATCTTGATGAATATCTGGTTGTTCTTTTCCTTTTTTATTGATGGATATGCGACAGCAGGAAATGCAATGGCCGGAAAACTATTGGGCGAAAAAAACTATAACGCCATGTGGCACATGAGTAAAGCAATCAGTAAATATGCCATTATCATCTCCATTATACTTATTGCGATTTGCTTTGCCTTTTATGAACAGATTGGTTTGCTCTTCAATCAAGACCCTGACGTAATTCGCGTATTTACTTCTGTGTTTTGGATTATTCTATTAGTACAACCCATTAACTCCCTCGCCTATATATACGATGGAATATTCAAAGGAATGGGGGATGCTAAATTCTTGAGAAACAATTTAATATTTGCTACTTTTTGCGGTTTCCTTCCTACATTACTCTTTTTAGACTATCTCGGTTTTCAATTGTACAGTGTATGGATTGCCTTTGCAGTCTGGATGTGCTGTAGAAGCTTTCCGTTGATGTATATTTTTAAAAAGAACTATGTGAGGAATGGTTAA
- a CDS encoding OmpW/AlkL family protein — MKKLFLSLLGAVLLMGNTATAQETPTNEKESYKWQVRLRGVGVIPHNRAEIGGIGGQIDVNNNFIPELDFTYFFTENIAAELILGTSRHTVGTLGSDLTVVDKGSNANVDLGSVWLLPPTLMVQYHYPVTSNFKPYVGVGVNYTIFYNEKSGAAKDISYDNKFGWGYQFGFDIDITDKFFINVDFKKLFLKTDVTVDATNLNPTGEQLNLPAKVKIDPMLIGFGVGMRF, encoded by the coding sequence ATGAAAAAGCTATTTCTATCATTATTAGGAGCTGTTTTATTAATGGGTAATACGGCTACTGCTCAAGAAACACCTACAAACGAGAAAGAATCGTACAAATGGCAAGTTCGCCTACGTGGTGTTGGAGTCATTCCACACAATAGAGCAGAAATCGGAGGTATTGGAGGACAAATAGATGTGAATAACAACTTTATTCCAGAGCTTGACTTTACGTATTTCTTTACAGAAAACATTGCTGCAGAGTTAATCTTAGGAACATCTAGACACACTGTTGGAACTTTAGGTTCAGATTTAACTGTTGTGGACAAAGGCTCAAATGCTAATGTAGACTTAGGAAGTGTATGGTTATTACCTCCTACTTTAATGGTGCAATACCACTACCCTGTAACAAGTAATTTCAAACCTTATGTTGGGGTTGGGGTAAACTACACGATTTTCTACAACGAGAAATCAGGTGCTGCAAAAGATATTTCATATGATAATAAATTTGGTTGGGGATACCAATTCGGATTTGATATTGACATCACAGATAAGTTCTTTATCAACGTTGACTTCAAAAAATTATTCTTGAAAACAGACGTAACAGTAGATGCTACAAATTTAAATCCAACAGGAGAGCAATTAAATCTTCCTGCTAAAGTAAAAATTGACCCTATGTTGATTGGTTTTGGTGTAGGGATGCGTTTTTAA
- a CDS encoding CoA-binding protein, whose protein sequence is MKKTIVFGASLKEERYSNQAIRMLREYGHPVVAHGLRTGKVADVTIETDKKMYRDIDTVSLYLNPERQEEFYDYIIELKPNRVIFNPGTENPDFYKRLIRHNIGYEEACTLVLLRTNQF, encoded by the coding sequence ATGAAAAAAACAATTGTATTTGGAGCTTCCTTAAAAGAAGAGCGCTATTCCAATCAAGCGATTCGAATGTTGCGTGAATACGGACATCCTGTAGTAGCTCATGGTTTGAGAACAGGAAAAGTGGCAGATGTTACTATTGAAACGGATAAAAAAATGTATCGTGATATTGATACCGTTTCGTTATACCTCAACCCAGAAAGACAAGAAGAGTTTTACGACTATATTATTGAATTAAAACCGAATCGGGTGATTTTTAACCCTGGAACAGAGAATCCCGATTTTTACAAGCGCTTGATTCGACATAATATCGGATATGAAGAAGCGTGTACGTTGGTTCTTTTACGCACGAATCAGTTTTGA
- a CDS encoding sodium:solute symporter, whose protein sequence is MTPITIIIIIAIYFGMLIGISQLTSKKDSSNDAFFSANKNAKWYLVAFGMIGTALSGVTFISVPGEVGSPNGEQFKYFQFILGNAVGFIITAAVLLPLYYKYNLVSIYTYIEKKLGFYSYKSAASIFLLSRTIGSAFRLYLVVIVLQRYVFDYFGIPFFATVLIALLLIYAYTYKGGLKTIIITDSLQTFFLVSSVILTIIFICHQLDLSAIQAFESIKNSNYSKIFFFEDFMGSRYHFIKQFVGGIFVTIAMVGLDQDLMQKNLSCKNIKEAQKNMYSFTGIFVLVNLLFLGIGALLYIYANNQGIDVPLDAVTQKPRTDLLFPEIAFNHLAVIPALVFLLGLTAATFATTDSALTALTTSFCIDFLHMDKDKANPSNVWRRKLVHFGFSILMFLVIILFNAINDASVVSMIFKIASYTYGPLLGLFSFAIFFKNRQVKDKLVPYICILSPFATLWFSNNATSLLNGYVFDNELILVNALITFVLLLCISSKSKLIRA, encoded by the coding sequence ATGACGCCTATCACAATCATCATTATTATCGCTATTTACTTTGGAATGCTCATTGGAATTTCTCAGTTAACGAGTAAAAAAGACAGTAGTAATGATGCATTTTTTAGCGCAAATAAAAATGCAAAATGGTATTTAGTCGCTTTTGGTATGATTGGAACAGCCTTATCTGGCGTAACCTTTATTTCTGTTCCTGGTGAAGTAGGTTCTCCAAATGGGGAACAGTTTAAATACTTTCAGTTCATTTTAGGAAATGCCGTTGGTTTCATTATCACAGCAGCCGTGCTCCTTCCTTTGTACTACAAGTATAACTTAGTTTCCATTTACACCTATATTGAGAAAAAATTAGGCTTCTACAGCTATAAAAGTGCAGCCTCTATATTCTTACTCAGTAGAACAATTGGTTCGGCCTTTCGCCTGTATTTGGTTGTAATTGTTTTACAGCGTTATGTATTTGATTACTTTGGTATTCCGTTCTTTGCAACAGTATTAATTGCACTCTTATTAATCTATGCTTATACCTACAAAGGCGGATTAAAAACAATTATTATCACCGATTCACTGCAAACCTTTTTCTTGGTTTCTTCGGTAATCTTAACCATTATTTTCATTTGTCATCAATTGGATTTATCAGCTATTCAGGCTTTTGAATCTATTAAAAATAGCAACTATTCCAAAATATTCTTCTTTGAAGATTTCATGGGAAGTCGCTACCACTTTATCAAACAATTTGTTGGTGGTATATTTGTCACCATTGCTATGGTTGGGTTGGATCAAGATTTAATGCAGAAAAACCTAAGCTGTAAAAACATCAAAGAAGCGCAAAAAAACATGTATTCCTTCACGGGGATCTTCGTACTTGTCAATCTTTTGTTCTTAGGGATTGGTGCACTTCTTTATATCTATGCCAACAACCAAGGTATTGATGTTCCCTTAGATGCAGTAACTCAAAAACCCCGTACCGATTTACTATTTCCTGAAATAGCTTTCAACCACCTCGCTGTTATTCCTGCATTAGTATTTTTACTTGGGTTAACAGCCGCTACTTTTGCAACCACAGATTCTGCATTAACTGCCCTTACTACCTCTTTTTGTATTGACTTCTTACACATGGACAAAGACAAAGCGAATCCGTCCAACGTTTGGAGAAGAAAGTTGGTTCACTTTGGTTTTTCTATTTTAATGTTTTTGGTCATTATCTTATTTAATGCCATCAATGATGCCTCAGTAGTTAGTATGATTTTTAAAATTGCTTCTTATACCTATGGCCCGTTATTAGGACTCTTTAGTTTTGCTATCTTCTTTAAAAATCGACAAGTGAAAGACAAACTTGTTCCTTATATCTGTATCCTTTCACCTTTTGCTACCTTATGGTTTAGCAACAATGCTACTTCTTTATTGAATGGCTATGTTTTTGACAATGAATTAATTCTCGTTAATGCTTTAATTACGTTCGTATTATTGCTGTGTATTAGCTCTAAATCAAAACTGATTCGTGCGTAA
- the recR gene encoding recombination mediator RecR: MDFPSKLLEKAVEEIAQLPGIGKRTALRLALHLLKQPEEQTSRLAQALDKMRREISYCTSCHNIADAEICEICSNPVRDHQIICVVEDVRDVMALENTQLFKGIYHVLGGKISPIEGVGPSQLNIQSLVEKVKSGYVKELIFALSSTMDGDTTNFYIYKQIKDYDVITSTIARGIAVGDELEYADEVTLGRSLVHRVPFENAFKSL, translated from the coding sequence ATGGATTTTCCTTCAAAATTATTAGAAAAAGCAGTAGAGGAAATTGCTCAACTGCCTGGGATTGGCAAGCGTACTGCTTTGCGATTGGCTTTACATTTATTAAAACAACCGGAAGAACAAACTTCTCGTTTGGCACAAGCATTGGATAAGATGCGTCGTGAGATTAGTTATTGTACAAGCTGCCATAATATAGCTGATGCAGAAATCTGTGAAATCTGTTCGAATCCTGTTCGAGATCACCAAATCATTTGTGTTGTTGAAGATGTACGCGATGTTATGGCCTTGGAAAACACACAACTATTTAAGGGAATTTACCATGTCTTAGGTGGAAAAATTTCGCCTATTGAGGGTGTTGGACCGAGTCAGTTGAATATCCAATCACTAGTAGAAAAAGTAAAAAGCGGTTATGTCAAAGAATTGATTTTTGCTTTAAGTTCAACGATGGATGGTGATACAACCAATTTCTATATTTATAAACAGATCAAAGATTACGATGTCATTACCTCAACCATTGCAAGAGGAATTGCCGTCGGAGATGAATTAGAATATGCCGATGAAGTTACTTTAGGGCGTAGTTTGGTTCATCGTGTTCCCTTTGAAAATGCGTTTAAGTCCCTGTAA